The nucleotide sequence GGCTTCGGCGGCGTCGAGCTGCTGCTTGCTCACCACGCCGCGCGGCGCCAGCGTGCGGTAGCGATCGAGATCGGAATGCGCGCGATCGTCATTGGCCTTCGCCTGCGCGACCGCGGCCTCGGCGGCCGCCACCTGCGCCCCTGCCTGGCCATTCAGGCCCTTGCCGCCGGCGGTGGCGCGCGCCGCGGCCAGGTCGGCTTCCGACTGCGCCAGCCTGGCGCGGAAGTCGCGATCGTCCAGCTCCACCAGCACGTCGCCGGCGTGAACCGGCTGGTTCTCGACGGCATGAATGCCGGTGACGTAGCCGGTCACGCGGGCCAGCACCGGCACCACGTAGCCCTCGACCTGCGCGTTGTCGGTCGAGACGTGCGACAGGCCGTAGAGATACCGGTTGACTCCCAGGGTGCCGAGTCCGACGAACACCACCGCCAGGATGATGAGTCCAACCGGCGGCTTCTTCCGGGGCGCGGCCTCGCGCGCCGCAGAGCTCGCGCCGCGCGCGCCCTCGTCGGCGCCGTCTTCCGCCGGCTCGCGATTCGCGGCGCCGCGTGTCTGGGTCGCAGGCTCGGTGCGATCGAGATCCCTGCGTTCAGCGTGTGCCGTGCTCATCCGATGTCTCCTTCTCGTCCGCTCAGCGGAGCGTGCGGGCCACGCCCACCGCCCGCGCCAGGGCCACGCGCGCCGCTGCGACCGCGAAGCGCGCCTCGATGTCGACGTCGCGAGCCC is from Candidatus Sulfotelmatobacter sp. and encodes:
- a CDS encoding HlyD family secretion protein → MSTAHAERRDLDRTEPATQTRGAANREPAEDGADEGARGASSAAREAAPRKKPPVGLIILAVVFVGLGTLGVNRYLYGLSHVSTDNAQVEGYVVPVLARVTGYVTGIHAVENQPVHAGDVLVELDDRDFRARLAQSEADLAAARATAGGKGLNGQAGAQVAAAEAAVAQAKANDDRAHSDLDRYRTLAPRGVVSKQQLDAAEAGALAADAELNAAQKQVEAAKAALTGADARLLAAMASRDQAELNLSYTRVTAPISGVVSRKTIEIGQLVQSGQPTMSVVPLDDVWVVANLKETEVRNVVPDDKAIIEVDSYPGKKFTGHVESLSPATGAKFSLLPPDNATGNFTKVVQRIPVRIRLDGPIDPARPLRPGMSVTATVVTK